The sequence tatatttatcataattaccataatcaaaatagggtttgaatgatataaccatagtatgaagcaaatcaaacaaggggcatcaatttgacggtttataaaatttttgacatgGTGTCCCTACATTTTGTTTAAACCAAAAATTCAAGCAATGccatatatacaacaacatcaactatattttcataCAGAACCATGCACCATATggttataaaaatacatattcacaAACCTCGTAAAAATtgttcaaaccctgacatattttagtacaatgcatatgcggaagctatacaataataagtcccgattcttgtcgaggtgaggcacatgacaagcatccattggcgaactgGCATCCTATGtttcttcactacctgatcctgtaatacatgagctacgtgagtttataaaactcaataagttggcacttgtacgtatcaatatgcgtcgaaggaacatacatatcaagtcgtgacaacaatgaatctttaaaccatgtcatatcatagcatatattcatgttcatctttgtacttgagcctcattagttgacctgtactaccgtgcttgctttattatataactactactgtgttggacgtcagggagcaacctttggcaaccccacgccccatgaacatatattggccaataggtttggtggacttaaaaccacccatgatgtcaacaagctctatatcatgtaaaaatcaatccttttcttttcatgttcatgttcatgttcataacatagcacccatcatcaatattcatgagttccttacatatttaatacataacaatggaatatggtgcaaTATTTTCGTCAATAAGATattaacaatgtacatatagcaataataaatggaagtatttgaaatcataatattactcatgtactacttcaagaacatgccaacttactgtccaagtgTACGAATACTGGTTTGAGATGATGTTTCTCACttctatactgtcaaatacaacaataaaccaatcAATATGTgtatactaggtgaaaatcactccttTATTGCCTTCTACATGTATAACAAATAAAAGAggagaaaacttacacccttagaaagttcttgtgatggagaacttaattttaacttcaaaatgatgaaaggattGAAGATGAAAGCATTTGgaggaagttttctaggttttctttcgagtttatgatGTTAGAGAAGGTGAGAATGGTGGAACGTGCTTAGAAAAGTCGATACTTATCTTTTTATACATCAGGCAGAGCCCAGGCGGACAtcttttaccgcccgagcgggTAACTCTCGGCCCTaacatgtttattttttgtgcaggtccgcccgggcggacattTACATCGTGCCGGGTGCAAGTTTCGGCTCTGCAAACTGTTTCATCACAAATCGCTCCAAAAACGTTTCTTTatttcataatctgaaaaagtggtaaacataaaagttgtagccctatatcttggcttgaatctccaactgctttcatgtcatttgaaggtctgaggaaaaagttatgcttattctcccaacatgtgtcagtgaaggaatgacgatacacacaacacactttggggcacttttggcttgtctttcacaatgatttgaacaaaacccaaaacacaaacgttgtagcattatatcttagctttttaatggttatggcctcacacaatttggatcaatattcaaatcattatactaaaacccgtaagaactatcatattttcatctcatttcctacagTCCCATGCCAactttcattacactactttatctacacatcttactatcattatttagaCACATATTGATTTTCAATACACTatagacaatataaaaatcatgttcaatctcaatattgatacctcaattatcacgtgaaatctaatgagctaaataactacataataaacgacataaCCACATTATTATCagttgtacgagtaaccgggcattacaattctcccctccttcaaagaattttgtccccgaaatttgacgtaccatatagttcaggatatctttGTTGAATCTCATCTTCTcactcccaagttgcttcttaaATTGCATGATTGCTCCATAACAGTTTtaccaagggtatttccttgcctcgtaacacttttgcTTTCCTATCGATGATTTGGACTGccgttcttcatatgagagattcgatgcaagctcgAATGGTTCGTAATGAAGAACGTGAGAAGGATTGGCCAAATATTTCCATAGTAAGGAAACATGAAAAACGTTATGAACATTTGATAAGTTCGGTGGTAAAGCAATTCGGTAGGCAATGTCTcatattctttccaagatttcaaatggaccgatatatattggactcaattttccctTCTTACCAAAACGCAAAATGCCCTttaatggtgatatctttacaaatacatggtcaccaatctaaaattccaatcgacgacgtcgcacatcaggatagcttttctgtcggctctgggcagtgtgcattctttatCTGATCTTGGTTACCAATTCGACTGTCTGTTGTACTAATTCAGGGCCAAATAATTTCCTTTCTCCtatttcatcccaatgtaccgtagagcgacattttctaccatataatgctgtatatggtgccattccaatgcttgactgatagctattgttatatgtaaattcagccaacggtagtttactgtcccaattACCTGGGAAGTCAATAGTACAAGCCCtaaacatatcttctaagatctgattcactcgttctgattgaccatcagtttgaggatggaacGCCGTACTAAATGACAAttgagttcccatagcatgatgtaaactcttccaaaatgcagacataaatttgggatctctatcacaTACAATGGACattgggatgccatgaagcctcactatccccttgatatatatttcagcatattgattcatcgtataTGTGTTTTTCactggaagaaagtgagctgatttcgtaagtcgagccacaataacccatatagcattgaatcctctttgtgttaTTGGTAAACCAAGAATGAAATCCATCGTGatgtgttcccatttccactcaggaattgGTAGTGGTTTCAGgagtcctgctggtctttgatgttcagtcttgacctgttgacaagttagacaatgtgcaacaaattgagcaatatCCTTTTTCATAcatggccaccaaaataatggtttcaaatctttgtacattttggtgcctcctggatggatccagtagggtgtagcatgtgcatcaataagaatgtcggtcctgattgttccttgttttggcacgCACAATCTACCttgatatgtccatattccttccccattcaattcaaagttcgaATGTCCTTTATCCTCATCTCGCTTCCTCAATTGTTGTAATTCTTTATCTGTATTTTGTTCGTCCTTGATTAGGTCTGCAATCGTTGGTCGAACCATAAGGGATGATAATTGAATTGCAGCTCCCTTTGGAATAACATTAAGCTTCAAGTTCTacaaatcccataaaatttgttcttgtatctgCATTGCGGAGATAGAACTGGATTTTCAACTTAACgtatctgcaacaacattggctttacatggatgataattaataacaaaatcataatttttcactaattccaaccaacgtcgttgtcgcatattcaattcttgttgcgtgaataaatatttcaaactcttgtggtccgtgtatatttcacaTCGTTTtccatacagataatgacgccatattttcattgcaaatacCACTACTGccaattctaaatcatgtgtgggataattcttttcatattctttcaactgtcttgaggcataagcaatcacctttccatgctgcattaaaactgctcctaaacATTGTTTcaaagcatcactgtataccacaaaacCTCCTGgcccttctggaatagcaaggactggtgctgatgtcaatttcatctttaactcttggaaactgcgattacatgcttcgttccatacaaatttcacattctttcgtgttaaaacagtcaaaggcaatgctatcttgaAAAATCTTGCTATAAActgacggtaataaccagctaaccaaagaaaactacgtacctcggtaacagtagttggtcgtagccagttattaacagcttcaatcttgtttggatccactgatatgccttcttttgaaatgatatgactcAAGAATGCTACTTGTTCCAGCCAAAATTCGtgtttcttccatttggcatacaAATGttgatctttcaaagtttgcaaaactaatttCAGATGTTCTCGATGTTTCTCTACAATTCGTGAGTaaatgagaatatcatctataaatacaatcacgaatttgtctagaaatggcttgaaaattctgttaaTTAAATCCATGAAAGCAGatggtgcattcgttagtccaaatggcattacaaggaattcataatgcccatacctggttcggatgGCGTTCTTCGAAATATCATCTaatttcacttttagttgatgatagcctgatcgtaaatcaatcttcgaaaagatagcagctccttgtaactgatcaaacaaatcatcaatcctggggagtggatatctgtttttgattgtcactttgttcaactccctataatcaatacataaaCGAAGGGTACCgtctttttttttcacaaataaaagaggtgcaccccacggtgaaaagctcggtctaataaaccctttatcaagcaactcctgtaactgttctttcattTCGGttggagctaatcgataaggagcttttgagattggatgagttcctgccacaacatcaattacaaattcgatctctctatctgggggtaagcctgtaACATCATCgggaaatacctctggaaattcacaaacaacatTTGTATCTTTTAACTCACAAACGGGTGGatcaatagttaacacagatgctaaatatccttgacaccccttctgtagtaatttacaagccttcatacaagagattaacCGAAGAGGTAAAGATagacctgcacttgctactgagaatggttcagctcctactgGTGCAAaattgatcatctttatgccacagtcaatagtaactctgtacttcaagagccaatccattcaccatatcacatcaaaatccgtcatcctcagaactatcaaatcagcatacatctgatggcctttgacatatattggacaccctcgcacaatctgatctgtctttaattcttgcccggaaggtaaggctatggcgagttgtgacTCTGTAGTACTTGCTGTAATTCCCAGTCTCCgtacaaacgattccgaaataaaggaatgcgtggctcctgaatctagtaaaacagtATCAGTGATActagaaatcaagaacataccactgatcatcgatgtatccgcatccacttcctctttagtcatggaaaaaaggcgtccctgtactttctcagaactttctggacaattcctggcgagaaGCCCTGGCCTTTTGCAACGATAAAAAACATTGGAACTTTTCATACATTCCtcgccatgaagtttgccacatttaggacaaagTGGTCTGTCTTGTTCTTTACCTGGAGGGGGAtccttgccacggggttcctctggtcgAGTACCTTtactatcagtctttttgccttgtacCGTTCCTTAGCTCCTTTGAAAGTACTGCTACCTTTGCTGTAGTCTGTCTATGTCAATGTCTTGCtcatcttgttctgccataagtgttCTTTCAACAATCTCCCCGTATGTAACAACTTTCGCCGTCcttacatctcttttaattttagaGCGAAGTCCCctcatgaagtgttcgcccttacttatGACATCatgtgcaatatatggtacatattggactccggccttgaattgttgtatgtattcagtCATTGCCCTAGTTCCTTGCTTCAGCTTAAGGAAATCACTGGCTTTCTtagctcgtacatctttactgaaatattttttgcaaaacacggttttgaaagtttccaaTGTCAATGGTATCGCAGGTAATGCCACctttgcactctcccaccatattcttgcatgttttgtcaACAAAAAGATGGCACAAGTGACTTTGTCAAAATCTTCCATATACCgcaatggaattgggaacacatcactatggattttgttgttgggttgccaagaACTCAGAAGGGCtataattctatttgggtgattgtggatcgattgaccaagtcatcacattttctcCCTGTCACGACAACAAATTCTATGACTCAATATGCGGAGACGTATATCCAAGAGATTGTaagacttcatgggatacccGTGTTGATTGTTTCATATCGTGATACAAGGTTTACATCtcagttttggaagagtttccaTAGAGCTTTGGGTACAAAGTTGGCCTTTAGCacagcctatcatcctcagagcgatggtcaatcagagagagttatacagattttggaggatatgttaAGGACATGTACTATTGACTTTCCTGGTAGTTGGGATTCGAAGTTACCTCTTGTCGAGTTGacatataataacagctatcagTTATCGATTGTCATGGCACCatatgaagcattatatggtagaaagtGTAGATGACCTTTATATTGGGACAAAGTAGGagaaaggaagatgttgggaCCAGAGTTGGTTCAACAAATGGTTGATGTGGTCGCACTGATCAGACAGAGAATGAAGACGGCTCAATCTCGATAGACAAGTTATGCAAATGTTCGAAGAAGGCCTTTGGAATTCAATGTAGGTGACCATGTGTTCGTTAAGATAGCTCCCCTCAAGGGATTTATGAGGTTTGGAAAGAAAGGTCAGTTGAGTCCTCGCTATATTGGACCTTTAGAGATTCTGGATAGGATTGGTGAAAGAGCGTATCGATTGGCTTTGCCTCCGGATTTTGATCGAGTTTACAATGTCTTCTATGTTTCAATGTTACGGAAGTATTTGTCCAATCCATCCCATGTTTTTCGACACAAAGCATTAGATCTTTTGCCTAATCTGAGCTATGGAGAAGTACCGGTTCAAATtatggatcgcaaagttaaagcgCTAAGGAACAAAGAAATTGGCTTTGTTAAAGTTCATTGGAGGaatcatgtgattgaagaggctACGTGGGAACTGGAGGAAGAGATGAGACAATGTTATCCggatttattttgatgtaagaaaattttggggactaaatttttttataagggagggagattgtaatatcccaaccttttatcCTTTTAGTGTTAATGATGTTATTCTATGGTTTGGTGTTATGGATATATGGTTAAGTTATTATTGATCATGGTTATAGTTATGGTTTATGAGTATAGTTGATGGAAGGGTTGGTATTTCATGTTATAGCATCAATATGGTTACTACATTGTATTCATGGTTAATTATTATATGGTTTTGGGTATGGTTAAGTAGATGGTTGTGTATTTGAGGAGTTGTTATTGTTTTGAAGGTATAATTTTGGGAGTTGGATTGATGGTTTGGATGGTTTGAGCTAAATAGATAATTGgggtgcagaaacggtatgaaaattttggtatttgTTACGGTTTTTAGCACAATGAATGGGATATTGATCTAAATGATATGAGGCTAATTgtattagaaagctaagatccaaggctacaactttcatgttttgagttttgtttaaatagttGAGGAAGATGAGTCAAAAGTGGCCCGATTTAGGTCGTGTGTATcattgttcctgcactgacacatgttggaagAATGGGCATAcctttttactcaaacctccaaatgacctgaaactagtgggagattcaagaaaagacatagggctacaacttttatgtttaccactttggctaattcgAAAGAACAAgtgcagttttggcccttggaTCGAGGGTACATGgacccctacacagacccaggcacggggtccgtgtcatgCCAAGAAAAATTTGTGTTTTCCAGTGTATACACGGACCTATACACGGAagggggcacggggtccgtgtataTGGCGTAGAAAACATATTTGTAAGAGTTTCTAAGCCAATTATTATGCCTCCATCGACTTCGAGAGTTAGGGTTCttcatttattttctaaattcttttttttccaAGGTTTGGATCTTCAAGTTGGAGGTGTGATCTTTATATCCTCAAGAGCAAGTAACCAAGGTAAGGAAAATTATCTTTTGGGTATTTGGTTGAAGTGAAGGGAATGGTGGTTTAGGCTTGAATGGTAGTTATAGGTTAAAGATGTGAAGTTAATGGTATACTCTTGATATTGTCTTGTACGATCAACTACCAAGAAACTGTCACAACAAGTTCTATTGGTTGTAAGTGGGCTTTTTTCTTGAATGCATGTCATGGCCTATATGTTTGACAAATGATATTGTTATTGTTCCTAGCTCCTTTAATCCATTGATTATATACTTGTTATGTAATGGTTAATTGATTGAAAGAAAAGGAAAGGAATTTTGATGCCAATTGCTAAGAAAAGAGCTAGTTCTAATTTCATGCACACCACATGTTTGATAGAATGATTCAATGGTTCCTTTTATGGCTTGATAGTTATATGGTAGCGGTGGTGCTTTCTAGCACTTCGAAACCCACTTAACGGAAGTTGACAACATttaatgatgtgaatccacgcacgaataaaagcaaacacgattaaatataaatcgcgccctcaatttaatatcgaacaaggagttcgtgttgtcccgatcttttaaATCAAGTgcgtgtgttgtgattttcacctctaaactatgaagagtttagcaacaaataatcacgagataaacaatcgaaaattatgacgaaccttcaaagaacaagtctaagacaatccgcacaagcacgatcgacaaacgccacaaagttaaaaactttgataagtttgatttttgtttacaaagctaaagccttgaaaaagttgagaggaaactcaaaaaattttataaaatatcaatgataatctgaataatgttcaatttttcgtccatatattgactacaaatcaaaagatatgataaatctagttacctaactaattaaaactctaaaataggaaaagataatgtttcactgaacaaggcgcgctcgagcgcgagattcaactgctcgggcgcggagtcttctggacaggtcgcgctcgggcggtaagatttggccgctcgggcgccgtggtatctggactcctcttgatttagcatttgaataacgttcctttggctcccaaacttatttccatgcatctcgaacccttcagaactttgcacctcgcttgtaagtccttcttccttgctcataagcccctgcaacgcctctttaaacttcttcagtcgtcccctcgtgattggtcccgctggtaactctaagggatcccatgctttccttgggacgtgcacatccttGTTCGCATCATCccccccttcttgaaaaggatttgtcctcaaatccagctcgtcacctacatcaaacaacgacaagtcactaacattgaaagtagaactcacgtgatactcacctggtagatcgagtttgtaggcattgtcattgatcctttcaagtacttggaatggtccatcacccctaggtaatagttttgaacgtctcttctcggggaacctttccttcctcaagtgtagccacacccaatcacctttctcaaatatcaccttcttctttcccttgttggcttgctttgtgtatcgttcattcttcttttcaatattagctttgaccttctcatgcaaactcctaacaaattccgccttctttttcccatccatgtttaacctttcactcacaggtaaagacatcaaatctaacggagtcaaagggttaaaaccataaacaatttcaaatggcgaatagttcgtagtaaaatgcacgcaacgattataagcaaactcaacaaatggcaaacaattttcccaattcttcaagttctttttaagaatagcacgcaaaagtgttcctaatgtcctattgacaacttcagtttgcccatccgtttgaggatgacaagtagtagaaaacaacaattttgtgccaagtttagcccataaagtcttccaaaagtaactcaagaatttaacatcacggtcagaaacaatagtcctaggcatgccatgcaacctaacgacttctctaaagaacaaatccgcaatgtgagacgcatcatcagttttgtgacaagcaatgaaatgtgccatcttagagaatctatcaacaacaacaaatattgaatccctccccttcttagtcctaggcaaccccaaaacaaagtccatagaaatgtcaacccaaggctcactaggaacaggaagtggtgtatacaatccatgtggttgtgttctagacttagcttgtctacaagttatgcacttatcacaaacacgctcaacatcacgcttcatgtgtggccaatagaaatgttcatgcaacgcacttaaagtttttgccacaccaaagtgtcccatcaaaccacccccatgtgcctccctaacaagtaattcacgaacggatgatctagggatgcacaacctatcttctctaaacaagaaaccattatgcaaatagaatttatcatgtggaccatgcatacaagtttcaaacacattcttaaaatcgtcatctagcacatacaactccttgacatgctcaaaccccaaaattttagactccaaagtagagaaaagtacgtaccttcgtgatagtgcgtcggccactacattttccttaccttgtttgtacttgatgatgtaggggaatgtttcaatgaacgccacccacttggcatgtcttttgttcaacttctgttgtcccttaaggtgctttagagactcatgatccgtatgaatcacaaactccttaggccttaagtagtgctgccacgtctctagagtcctcacaagtgcgtagaactccttatcatacgtgggatagttcagcgctgctccattgagcttctcactaaagtacgccacgggccgtcctccttgcatcaaaactccgccgatacctacacctgaagcatcacattcaatttcaaacgtattagcaaagtcaggcaaaacaagtaaaggagaattaattaatttttgcttaatagtattaaaagacttctctagctcctcgccccaatggaatggaacgttcttcttgatcaccgctgtcatgggtgctgcctatgtgctaaaatcctttacaaacctcctatagaagcttgcaagtccatgaaaacttcggacttgaccaacagtagtaggcgatggccaatctcgaatagcacttaccttgtcctcatccacttgtatcccctgtgagcttaccacaaaaccaaggaagacaagtttgcatgtacaaaaatcacatttctttaggttagcatgtagattttcagcccttagtgtgattaacacaagtttcaagtgttcaacatgctcatccaagtctttgctatatactaggatatcatcaaagtaaacaacaacaaatttccctatgtatgcacgcaagacacggttcattaacctcataaaggtgctaggagcgttagtgaAGCCAAagggcattaccatccactcatataacccatattttgttttaaatgcagttttccactcatcaccttccctcatcctaattttgTGATAAcaactcttcaaatcaattttgctaaagatacaagcaccatgcaattcatctaacatatcatctagtctaggtatgggatgcctatacttaatggtgatgttattgattgccctacaatccacacacatacgccatgaaccatctttcttaggaactaacaaaacaggcacaacacaaggggacatggactcacgcacaaaacccttatctaacaactcacttacctgtcgttgaagctccttagcctcctccggattgctcctataagccggacgatttggtaatgcactcccgggcaccaaatcaatttggtgctcaatcctcctcaatggtggtagccctcgaggtagctcctccggaaatatatcatcaaattcctgcaaaagtgaaacaacaatgctcggaagggacccggctatatcacttgtgttaaagaggatctctttgtaaagaatcaacacaagtggttcacgtgtgtgcatcaattgcttcaactcacttttttgggccatgtatgttttctttttggcctctttcctctcattttcttttccctcattttctttcctctcctttttcttttgtatggctatctcactttttttgtcactctttttttcagccatttcatttttatcttcaaaggccatctcactttttaattcactctttttttcggcctcatctctcctcttttttttcaattggtcctccaacacttgctttggggacaaaggaagtaaaacaatggactcctttttcaacacaaatgagtacttgttcttgaacccatcatgtgtcactcgcctatcatattgccaaggtctacccaacaagatatggcaagcatgcataggtaccacatcacaca comes from Primulina huaijiensis isolate GDHJ02 chromosome 17, ASM1229523v2, whole genome shotgun sequence and encodes:
- the LOC140962594 gene encoding uncharacterized protein, with protein sequence MTFILGQSRRKEDVGTRVGSTNGDHVFVKIAPLKGFMRFGKKGQLSPRYIGPLEILDRIGERAYRLALPPDFDRVYNVFYVSMLRKYLSNPSHVFRHKALDLLPNLSYGEVPVQIMDRKVKALRNKEIGFVKVHWRNHVIEEATWELEEEMRQCYPDLF